In Bradyrhizobium guangdongense, the sequence GTTGCCATGGTCGCCATTGTCCATGATGACGAAATCCGTCATTTGATTGCCGATCGCATAGTCGACGTCACCGGCTTTGCCGCCGCGGCCTGAAGGAACTGGGGAAAATGAAGCCGAAGGAAACAGTGATCGCCAACGCCAGGATCGTGCTGGCCGACCGGGTGATCGAACAGGGCTGGCTTGCTCTCACCGACGGACGCATCGCTGAGATCGGTGAGGGTAGGGCGCCCGCGGGTGCCGAGGATGCCGGCGGCGATCTCGTCATGCCGGGGTTGATCGAGCTTCACACCGACCATCTCGAAGCTCATTACGTACCGCGCCCGAAAGTGTTCTGGAATCCGGTCGCCGCGGTCATCTCCTATGACGGCCAGCTCGCCACGTCCGGTATCACCACCGTGTTCGACTCGCTCCGGGTCTGGCGCGAGGACGGTGCCGAGGAGGTCGACGGCCGCGCCGGCGTGCTCGCCGCCGCGATCACCAGCGCGCGCGAGGCGAGCCTGCTGCGCGCCGACCATTTCCTGCATCTGCGCTGCGAAATCCCGATGCCGAGCGTGGTCGAGGAGGCCAAGGAGCTGATCGACCGCCCCGACGTCAAGCTGATGTCGCTGATGGATCACACGCCCGGCCAGCGCCAGTTCCGCGACGAGGTCAAGCTGCGCGACTATTACCGCGGCAAAGGCGGTGGCAAGACCGATGCCGAGCTCGACGAGCTGTTTGCAAAGCGATTCGAGTACCAGAAGAAATATGCCGCAACCAATATGCGCGAGATCGTGGCCTTGGCGCACGAATACCGGATTCCGCTGGCGAGCCATGACGATACCACCGACGAGAATGTCGCGGATGCCGTGCGTGACGGCGTGGCGGTGGCGGAGTT encodes:
- a CDS encoding alpha-D-ribose 1-methylphosphonate 5-triphosphate diphosphatase; the encoded protein is MKPKETVIANARIVLADRVIEQGWLALTDGRIAEIGEGRAPAGAEDAGGDLVMPGLIELHTDHLEAHYVPRPKVFWNPVAAVISYDGQLATSGITTVFDSLRVWREDGAEEVDGRAGVLAAAITSAREASLLRADHFLHLRCEIPMPSVVEEAKELIDRPDVKLMSLMDHTPGQRQFRDEVKLRDYYRGKGGGKTDAELDELFAKRFEYQKKYAATNMREIVALAHEYRIPLASHDDTTDENVADAVRDGVAVAEFPTTIEAARGLHQAGIDILMGAPNVVRGGSHSGNIAAVDLAREGLLDILSSDYIPSSLLMGALQLPEHAPSISLPAAVRTVTKAPADAVGLTDRGEIAIGKRADLIRVHIAGSVPVVRSVWREGGRVA